A single genomic interval of Nasonia vitripennis strain AsymCx chromosome 3 unlocalized genomic scaffold, Nvit_psr_1.1 chr3_random0006, whole genome shotgun sequence harbors:
- the LOC116738657 gene encoding uncharacterized protein LOC116738657 yields MPRQNKKVLDVMKDECAGSVMVEFFGLRSKMYCVRVDGQSGLHQEGEGRQVSRGEKPDRARGLPSLPIRPGDTRPPTAEYPLKETPCHSGEAEEGCAQPPRRQARASVRSDRYPAVWALQSPSVRGGIIRGRQDLPLQRGGWGAGKQETEASIDAALGEEEETEG; encoded by the exons ATGCCACGCCAGAACAAGAAGGTTCTAGACGTAATGAAGGACGAGTGTGCTGGCAGCGTGATGGTGGAGTTCTTCGGCCTGCGCAGTAAAATGTACTGCGTGCGCGTTGACGGCCAATCAGGGCTCCATCAAGAAGGCGAAGGTCGTCAAGTATCCCGTGGTGAAAAACCGGATCGAGCACGAGGACTACCATCACTGCCTATTCGACCAGGAGATACTCGTCCGCCAACAGCAGAATATCCGCTCAAGGAAACACCATGTCACAGcggagaagcagaagaaggtTGCGCTCAGCCCCCACGACGACAAGCGCGAGCTAGTGTTCGGTCAGACCGATACCCTGCCGTGTGGGCACTACAGTCTCCAAGCGTGCGAGGTGGCATTATCAGAGGGCGCCAAGATCTGCCCCTGCAACGAGGAGGATGGGGAGCAGGCAAGCAAGAGACCGAGGCTAGCATAG ACGCAGCCttaggagaagaagaagaaacggaGGGATAA